ATGAGACGTCCAGTTCGGCCGAAATCTGGTGGTTCTCCTGCACGTTCATCTTGAGGATCAAGACTCGCCCTTCCACCTCGAGCTGCAGCTCCTCCAGTTCCCGCATCAGCGCCCGGCAGCCGCCGCAGCCGGGCTGCCAGAACTCCACCAGCACCGGCATACCGGCGCGCTCGACCACCCGATCGAATTCGTGATCGGTCACGTCTCGGATCACAGCCCTTTTCTCACCACCCTCTCATCGACGGTCAGGACCGGCCGAGCCGTGCCGCCAATACCTGGTCGTACAACAGCGTCGCCAGAAGCCGGTACCCGTCCGTCGTCAGATGAAGCCCGTCATTGGAATAACGCTCCGCCAACAGCCACGTCTCGGGCTCGGCCGTCGCGGTGAATAAATCCACAACGGGCAGGTGCTTGGATGCAGCATAGTCGCCGATCAAGCGATTCAAGACCTGGCGGCGCGCTACATGCTCGCCGAGCCAACGTGTTCCTTCTCCGGTGCTGAAATCGCCCTCGAGACGTAGCGACGGAACAGTGACCGGAATCGGCTCCACGCCGGCGGCGAGGGCCGATTCATACATCTTCACCAGATTGCGCATGATCTCTGCCGGCTGCGCGTTCCACCCGAGATCGTTGGTGCCGCCCAGAATCACTACAACCGCCGGTCGATGATCCAGCACGTCGCGGCGGAACCGCATGGCCATTTCCCCGGTCAGTTCCCCGCAGACGCCGCTGACCGCCACCCGCGCGGCCGTTCCGAGGCGCTCCTGCAAAAAGCCGCCGTACGGAGTTTCGAGGCCCGCCGGATTGTCCGGAGAGGGAGCTTGAAACCCGGCCGTGAGGCTGTCGCCGAAACAGATGACGAGCGGAGCGGAATCGGAACGGATCATGCCGGCCTTTGCCTTCCCGTGCGTGTCTGCGCGCATTGCTGAAGGCGCCGCGTAACCCCCGCGCGCCTCGGAACACGGCGCCGTGATTCTATCCTCGAAACGATCGGTCAGGCAACGCCGGGCGGCGCACGGATACGCGTATCCCGGAGCGGATATTTTCTTGACGAAGCGGAGGGTTGAGGGTACGAGTATCTCGTATGACCGACCTGAAAACAGCGCAGCAGATGATGGCCGCGGCGGCCGGGAAAGAAGCCGCCGATCCGGAAGTGACTTCCGTCAAGCAACTGCTGAAACTGCTCGATAAGACATCGAAATCGACCCGCACTTACGGCTTCAGCAACCCTGTCGCTCAGAAGTTCTTCCAGCAGTTCTATCAGGAACTCACGACTCATCTGGGCACGTACGCGACACTCGGCTTTCTTGTCCAGCGCTCGGAACTGCATTTCAAAGGCGAAGTGGTGTATCAAACCGATTCCTCGGGGGAAAATCTGGCTTTCAAGCTCTATGCGGACGGCATCCGTGAACTGACCTTCCACGAAGGCCTGACGCAGGAGGATCTGACGTTCTTTCTGGAAGCCCTGTGGGGCGGCGCCGATCCGGCGCAGAACGATGACGACGACATCGTGACCCGGTTGTGGGTGAAAAATCTTTCCACGATTACGTTCGTCACCGCGGAAGAGATCATCAAGGTCTCCGGCGCCGGCGATGTCCTCGCCCTGCAGAACGAAGGAGCCATGAACGCCCCGGTGTCCTCCCTCCGCGACATGATCGACAAAGAAAAAGCCGCCCAGGTCAAAGAGGGAGCGAACGCATCGGCCGGGGCCTCGCGGTTTCAGTCGGGCCTGGTCGGCTACGAAGTCTCCGAAGAGGAATTGGACGCGCTCGCCAAGGAGATCGAGGCCGAGTCCGCGCGAGACGGCATGCCGTACGTGCTGGACATGCTCCTGGTGATTTTGGCCTCGGAACAATCCTCGGCTCTGCTGACGAAGCTGTTCGATGTGTTCGACAATGTCCTGGAGACCCTGACGAAGCAGGGTCGCTGGACCGCCCTCAATCACGTGCTGGATCTGCTTCAACAGGCCGGCAGCGCGCGCGCCGGATTGTCGGACGACCACCGACAACAGTTGGCGGCACTGCTCGATTCGCTCAATGCGCCGGAACGCCTCAAGCTGATCGAGCACTACCTCAACAAGACCGAGCAGGCGGCTACCGACGGTCTCCTGCCTCTCCTGCTACGCATGAACGCCCAGGCGGTTCCCGCGTTGTGCGCGCTGCTTGCGAATCTGGAATCGCCGAGCCATCAGGCCATCGTCTGCGAGGCGTTGTTCACCGTGGCGAAGGACGCGCCGGAAATCGTCGCGCGCGGCCTGTCCGACAAGCGAGCGCCCTACGTGCGCAATCTGCTGTCGATCATCGCGCGATGGAACAATCCCAAGTTGGCGGACGCGGTCGAACGGCTGGTGCGATATCCCGACGCCCAGATCCGCAAGGAAGTCGTGCGGACCATCGGCATCCTCCGCCCGAGCGGAAACGGGACCAAGCTGGTCTCGTTCCTGAGCGATACGGACGAACCGGTGCGGCTTGCGGCGCTGAAGTTGCTCATGAACGGGCAGTACACCGCGCCCTTCACGGTCTGGTCGACGATCCTCTCCGCGGAAGAGTTCCACGACCGGCCGCCGGCGGAGAAGCGGGCCATTTATCATGCGGTGCGACAAACAGCCGGGGATGAAGCCGTGCCGTACTGGCAGAGTCTCTTTACGGAGTGGTCCTGGACCAATCGCAAGAACAAGGAAGAGTCCGCGGTCATGGCGGCGGAGGCGCTGGGAAAACTGGGAACGCCCGCCGCGCTCGCCGCCCTGCAGGTCGGACAGAAGAAAGGCGGCTCGGCCGTCCGGCAGGCCTGTGCGACGGCCCTGACCTTGGCGGTCAAACACCAGAAGGCCAGAAGCGAAGGACGGCTCCCATGAGCGATCACGACGCGTCATCCGCGCAAGCTCCTCAGGTCGACGAACACCTCCAACCGATCCTCACGCACGAAAAGTCCCTCACGTCCAAGATCGCCAAGGGATCGGAAGCGGGCGACATCGTCGATCAGCAGATGATCATGCTGGGAACGCAACTGGTCACCCAGTTGAACGTCCTCATCAAGACTTCGCGCATCCACGGACGCACCAATTCGGCGCTGGACAAGCCGGTGGACGCGATGCTGACGCTGATCAAGACCCTGGCCCACGATCGACCGGTCGTCCTCCGGCTGCAGAACGACTTTCTGTTCCTCGGAGAAAGCCACCTCAAGGTCAATTCCCAGCAACTGGCCGTCTTCACCGGCGTCATCGACAGCCTCAACGCATGGACAATCGGCGCCATCTCCTTCTCGAACACCGTGGACTCCAAGGATCTCCGAGAGCTGGCGCACCTGTTCGCGAGCCTCGATCCTGAAACCAAGTCGCTCGAAGATCTGCAAAAGGAACTGAAGGCGCGGAACGTTCAGGGGATCGAACTAGAACCGCCGCGCGAACTGAGGCTCAAAGACGGGGCGTCTTCGAAAACCGGAGACAAAGACGCCGCGGAGGGCACGCGCCAA
The nucleotide sequence above comes from Nitrospirota bacterium. Encoded proteins:
- a CDS encoding thioredoxin domain-containing protein, which codes for MIRDVTDHEFDRVVERAGMPVLVEFWQPGCGGCRALMRELEELQLEVEGRVLILKMNVQENHQISAELDVSSLPALAFYRNGAFERFIGGLGRKDEILKQLELGQCNSE
- a CDS encoding GDSL-type esterase/lipase family protein translates to MIRSDSAPLVICFGDSLTAGFQAPSPDNPAGLETPYGGFLQERLGTAARVAVSGVCGELTGEMAMRFRRDVLDHRPAVVVILGGTNDLGWNAQPAEIMRNLVKMYESALAAGVEPIPVTVPSLRLEGDFSTGEGTRWLGEHVARRQVLNRLIGDYAASKHLPVVDLFTATAEPETWLLAERYSNDGLHLTTDGYRLLATLLYDQVLAARLGRS